From a single Candoia aspera isolate rCanAsp1 chromosome 2, rCanAsp1.hap2, whole genome shotgun sequence genomic region:
- the REEP2 gene encoding receptor expression-enhancing protein 2 has translation MVSWIISRLVVLVFGTLYPAYSSYKAVKTKNVKEYVKWMMYWIVFAFFTTAETLTDIILSWFPFYFELKIAFVIWLLSPYTKGSSVLYRKFVHPTLSSKEKEIDEYISQARDKSYETMMRVGKRGLNLAANAAVTAAAKGQGVLSEKLRSLSMQDLTLIRDDDTMHLRSPESHIHTSAKGHLETIDDSGASYFSSSEDMAVSQRHNGTQSDSRTEPSDDDTGDKVPKRTQSLKAPKKIIKTEPPQKVVKARPKKKATGSTNASESA, from the exons TCTGGTTTTTGGCACCCTGTACCCTGCCTATTCTTCTTACAAAGCTGTGAAGACGAAAAATGTGAAGGAATAT GTTAAGTGGATGATGTACTGGATTGTGTTTGCCTTCTTCACCACAGCAGAAACACTCACAGACATCATTCTGTCTTG GTTTCCCTTTTATTTCGAGTTGAAAATCGCATTTGTGATCTGGCTGCTCTCTCCTTACACGAAGGGCTCCAGCGTCCTGTACAGGAAGTTTGTTCACCCAACGCTCTCCAGTAAGGAGAAG GAAATAGATGAATATATTAGCCAGGCCCGTGACAAGAGTTATGAAACTATGATGCGTGTTGGCAAGCGAGGATTAAATTTGGCAGCAAATGCAGCAGTTACAGCAGCTGCAAAG GGCCAGGGAGTTTTGTCTGAAAAGCTACGGAGTCTCAGCATGCAAGACTTGACTTTGATTCGAGATGATGACACAATGCATTTGCGAAGCCCCGAGTCACACATACATACGTCTGCTAAGGGCCATCTTGAAACTATTGATGATTCAG GTGCatcttatttttcttcatctgagGACATGGCTGTCTCTCAAAGACATAATGGAACACAGTCTGATTCTAGAACTGAACCTTCTGATGATGATACAGGAGACAAAGTTCCCAAACGAACCCAGAGCCTTAAAGCTCCTAAGAAGATAATAAAGACTGAG CctccacagaaggttgtgaaAGCCCGTCCCAAGAAGAAAGCGACAGGCTCCACCAATGCCAGCGAATCGGCCTAA